From Saccharomycodes ludwigii strain NBRC 1722 chromosome IV, whole genome shotgun sequence, one genomic window encodes:
- a CDS encoding uncharacterized protein (similar to Saccharomyces cerevisiae YDR389W | SAC7 | Suppressor of Actin (paralog of YOR134W | BAG7)), with product METSSPNKNLGSWLKFMNNPKSLSTDSFATPNSNPTITTNNRIGNTRPKLSKSFSSNNKIVLPQQKSQQTQDTLQYDIPNSNNNNNNNNNMASYKQYRDDFLKQRHSFHGRVFGVTLQESLSTASAEVIVQSESVSFGKIPVVVAKCGAFLKSNGLNTQGIFRIAGNSKRVKNLQYMFSTPDYGVKFNNWESFTVHDAATILRRYLNNLEEPLIPIACYNKFREPLISKPRILKNMQRGGSNFISRDQENLLKKQGKELEEMKNSITEQEYRRRRKSNHHKRKLIRDIRYALKSYEKCFHNLNKDSKQLLIYLLDLLSLFSQHSDKNLMTSKNLAAIFQPSILSHPDHDMDPREYEISRYCVEFLIDFSYKLLPHLLKLGEYKANSNPIVAPTPISTVGTTKNNVPKTDHSSNGKLPAIITTTSPSEGANIVNTRSLDNRSIERVGSPMLPQPRKAISPLLNTRKLHVKTTRPHSKSLSSKPAILPDVLIIKNRSSIWMDSAPDDELDDDDYDDDDDDDDDGDYDYYDHYYGVKEKERVKHTIKQKPHTFQHNSNNQRKIEASAASNIDSEDSSFDDLTNSFSENQLELAAGDLKKSNNNSHSTLDGIIRNVQSGYANSADHTAAKNIRNQLFCANANTSNSVNSVISATNNNLSVPNLSIPRVRTKRSTSSLNLNSSISNSYSPVTPIFAPSPLTGSNSDQDNVVTVIPRNFIDTNEQQQCAVDTNGASNHSSASTTPITPTANATHINNHSATISNDNNGSSTTKCTATATNVKITSFPSDADENFLRPLKPHGNGVKTKKRDSWFQRIRSHSPI from the coding sequence ATGGAAACATCATCCCCTAACAAGAACTTGGGTTCATGGCTAAAATTTATGAATAATCCCAAATCTTTATCAACGGATTCGTTTGCAACACCTAATAGTAACCCCACTATTACcactaataatagaatTGGTAATACTAGACCAAAATTGTCTAAAAGTTTtagtagcaataataaaattgtattACCTCAACAAAAATCACAGCAAACACAAGATACATTACAATATGATATCCctaacagtaataataataataataataataataacatggCAAGTTATAAACAATACAGGGATGATTTTCTAAAGCAACGGCACAGTTTTCATGGGCGGGTGTTTGGTGTGACATTGCAAGAAAGCTTAAGTACCGCAAGTGCAGAAGTTATTGTACAATCTGAATCTGTAAGCTTTGGTAAAATACCCGTGGTTGTGGCCAAATGTGGTGCTTTTTTGAAGAGTAATGGTTTAAACACACAAGGGATTTTCCGTATAGCTGGTAATAGTAAAAGAGTCAAAAATTTACAATATATGTTCTCAACACCAGATTACGGTGTAAAGTTTAATAACTGGGAATCTTTTACTGTACATGATGCGGCTACCATCTTAAGAAGATATCTAAACAACCTAGAGGAACCACTAATACCTATTGCTTGTTACAATAAATTTCGAGAACCCTTGATTAGCAAACCCaggattttgaaaaatatgcAAAGAGGTGGTTCGAACTTTATCAGTAGGGATCAAGAGAACTTATTGAAAAAGCAGGGGAAAGAATTggaagaaatgaaaaattcaataacaGAACAAGAatatagaagaagaagaaagtcAAATCATCATAAAAGGAAATTGATCAGAGATATAAGGTATGCCTTAAAGAGTTATGAAAAATGTTTCCACAATTTAAACAAAGACTCTAAGCAGTtactaatatatttattagatttattaagTTTGTTTTCTCAACATTctgataaaaatttaatgacTTCCAAAAATTTAGCCGCCATTTTCCAACCTTCTATATTATCTCATCCAGACCACGATATGGATCCTAGAGAGTATGAAATTTCTAGGTATTGCgttgaatttttaattgatttcTCGTATAAATTGTTACCACATTTACTAAAATTGGGCGAATATAAGGCGAATTCGAATCCGATTGTTGCCCCCACTCCCATTTCCACTGTTGGTACCACCAAAAACAATGTGCCGAAAACAGATCATTCTAGCAATGGTAAGCTACCCGCTATTATAACAACAACCAGCCCATCAGAAGGTGCAAATATTGTAAATACTAGATCTCTTGATAATAGATCAATAGAGAGAGTTGGTTCGCCAATGTTACCACAGCCAAGAAAGGCTATTTCTCCCCTGTTAAATACTCGTAAACTGCATGTTAAAACAACAAGACCACATAGTAAGTCTTTATCATCAAAACCAGCTATATTGCCCGATgtattaattattaaaaataggaGTAGTATTTGGATGGATTCAGCACCTGATGATGAATtggatgatgatgattatgatgatgatgatgatgacgatgatgacGGCGACTATGATTATTATGACCATTACTATGGtgtcaaagaaaaagaacgTGTAAAACATACTATCAAACAGAAGCCCCACACTTTTCAACATAACAGCAATAATCAGCGAAAAATTGAAGCCTCTGCAGCTAGTAATATAGACAGCGAAGACAGCAGTTTCGATGATTTGACTAATTCATTTTCTGAGAATCAGTTGGAACTTGCAGCAGGAGACCTGAAAaaaagcaacaacaacagccaCAGCACGTTAGATGGTATTATTAGGAATGTACAAAGCGGATATGCCAATTCTGCAGACCATACAGCAGCAAAAAACATAAGGAATCAATTATTTTGTGCAAACGCCAATACTTCCAACAGTGTTAATTCTGTCATATCTGCtactaacaataatttaagCGTTCCGAATTTGTCTATACCAAGAGTCCGAACAAAAAGATCCACAAGTAGTCTAAATTTAAACTCTAGCATTAGCAATAGCTATAGCCCAGTGACACCAATATTTGCTCCCAGCCCATTAACTGGTAGTAACTCCGATCAAGATAATGTAGTGACTGTCATACCACGCAATTTTATAGATACTAATGAACAGCAGCAATGTGCTGTTGACACCAATGGTGCCTCTAATCACAGCAGTGCTTCAACTACACCAATTACGCCCACGGCTAACGCTACACATATAAATAATCACTCTGCTACAATttctaatgataataatggcaGCTCAACTACCAAGTGTACTGCCACAGCAACCAATGTAAAAATAACCAGTTTCCCATCGGATGCTGACGAAAACTTCTTGAGGCCACTAAAGCCACACGGAAATGGtgttaaaactaaaaaaaggGATTCTTGGTTTCAGCGGATAAGAAGTCATTCACCAATTTAG
- a CDS encoding elongation factor 2 (similar to Saccharomyces cerevisiae YDR385W | EFT2 | Elongation Factor Two (paralog of YOR133W | EFT1)) has protein sequence MVAFTVDQIRSLMDKVTNVRNMSVIAHVDHGKSTLTDSLVQRAGIISAAKAGEARFTDTRKDEQERGITIKSTAISLFAEMSDDDVKEIKQKTEGNSFLVNLIDSPGHVDFSSEVTAALRVTDGALVVVDTVEGVCVQTETVLRQALGERIKPVMIINKVDRALLELQVTKEDLYQTFSRTVESANVIISTYADEVLGDVQVYPQQGTVAFGSGLHGWAFTIRQFANRYAKKFGVDRQKMMERLWGDHYFNPKTKKWTNKDTDADGKSLERAFNMFVLDPIFRLFAAIMNFKKEEIPVLLQKLEIVLKGDEKDLEGKALLKVVMRKFLPAADAMLEMIIIHLPSPVTAQHYRAEQLYEGPADDPACIAIKNCDPTSELMLYVSKMVPTSDKGRFYAFGRVFAGTVKSGQKVRIQGPNYVPGKKDDLFIKAIQRVVLMMGRFVEPIDDCPAGNIVGLVGIDQFLLKTGTLTTFENAHNMKVMKFSVSPVVQVAVEVKNANDLPKLVEGLKRLSKSDPCVLTCISESGEHIVAGTGELHLEICLQDLENDHAGIPLKISPPVVAYRETVEGESSQVALSKSPNKHNRIYLKAQPMEEECSLAIEEGKINARDDIKARARIMADEYGWDVTDARKIWCFGPDGNGPNVVVDQTKAVQYLHEIKDSVVAAFQWASKEGPIFGEPMRSVRVNILDVTLHADAIHRGGGQIIPTMRRATYAGFLLAEPRIQEPVFLVEIQCPEQAVGGIYSVLNKKRGQVVSEEQRPGTPLFTVKAYLPVNESFGFTGELRQATGGQAFPQMVFDHWSTLGSDPLDPTSKAGEIVVAARKRHGLKEEVPGWQEYYDKL, from the coding sequence TTCTTTGTTTGCTGAAATGAGTGACGATGATGTCAAAGAAATCAAACAAAAGACCGAAGGTAACTCCTTTTTGGTTAACTTGATTGACTCTCCAGGTCACGTCGATTTCTCCTCTGAAGTTACTGCTGCTTTGCGTGTTACTGATGGTGCTTTGGTTGTCGTTGATACCGTTGAAGGTGTTTGTGTCCAAACCGAAACCGTCTTGCGTCAAGCTTTGGGTGAACGTATTAAGCCAGTTATGATCATTAACAAGGTTGACAGAGCTTTGTTGGAATTGCAAGTCACCAAGGAAGATTTGTATCAAACTTTCTCTAGAACTGTCGAATCTGCTAATGTTATTATCTCTACCTATGCTGATGAAGTTTTGGGTGATGTCCAAGTTTACCCACAACAAGGTACTGTTGCCTTTGGTTCCGGTTTGCACGGTTGGGCTTTTACCATTCGTCAATTTGCTAACAGATATGCCAAGAAGTTTGGTGTTGACAGACAAAAGATGATGGAAAGATTATGGGGTGACCACTACTTCAACCCAAAGACTAAGAAGTGGACCAACAAAGATACCGATGCTGATGGTAAGAGTTTGGAAAGAGCTTTCAACATGTTCGTTTTAGACCCAATCTTCAGATTGTTTGCTGCTATTATGAACTTTAAGAAGGAAGAAATTCCAGTTTTGTtacaaaaattggaaattgTTTTGAAGGGTgatgaaaaagatttgGAAGGTAAGGCTTTGTTGAAGGTTGTTATGAGAAAATTTTTGCCAGCTGCCGATGCCATGTTGgaaatgattattatacaTTTGCCATCTCCAGTTACTGCTCAACACTACAGAGCTGAACAATTATATGAAGGTCCAGCTGATGATCCAGCTTGTATTGCTATCAAGAACTGTGACCCAACTTCTGAATTGATGTTGTATGTCTCCAAGATGGTTCCAACATCTGATAAAGGTAGATTTTATGCTTTCGGTAGAGTTTTTGCTGGTACTGTCAAATCTGGTCAAAAGGTTAGAATTCAAGGTCCAAACTATGTTCCAGGTAAGAAAGATGATTTGTTTATCAAGGCTATTCAAAGAGTTGTTTTGATGATGGGTAGATTTGTCGAACCAATTGATGACTGTCCAGCCGGTAACATTGTTGGTTTAGTCGGTATCgatcaatttttattaaagacTGGTACTTTGACCACCTTTGAAAATGCTCACAACATGAAGGTTATGAAATTTTCCGTCTCTCCAGTTGTCCAAGTTGCTGTTGAAGTCAAGAACGCTAACGATTTACCAAAATTGGTTGAAGGTTTGAAGAGATTGTCCAAGTCTGACCCATGTGTTTTGACCTGTATCTCTGAATCTGGTGAACATATTGTTGCTGGTACCGGTGAATTGCATTTGGAAATTTGTTTGCAAGATTTGGAAAACGACCATGCTGGTATTCCTTTGAAGATTTCTCCACCAGTCGTTGCTTACAGAGAAACTGTTGAAGGTGAATCCTCCCAAGTTGCTTTATCCAAATCTCCAAACAAGCATAACAGAATTTACTTGAAGGCTCAACCAATGGAGGAAGAATGTTCTTTGGCCATTGAAGAAGGTAAGATTAATGCCAGAGATGATATTAAAGCCAGAGCTAGAATTATGGCTGACGAATACGGCTGGGATGTTACTGATGCCAGAAAGATTTGGTGTTTTGGTCCAGATGGTAACGGTCCAAACGTTGTCGTTGACCAAACCAAGGCTGTTCAATACTTGCATGAAATTAAAGATTCTGTAGTTGCTGCTTTCCAATGGGCTTCTAAGGAAGGTCCAATTTTCGGTGAACCAATGAGATCTGTCAGAGTTAACATTTTGGATGTCACTTTACATGCTGATGCTATCCACAGAGGTGGTGGTCAAATTATCCCAACCATGAGAAGAGCTACCTACGCCGGTTTCTTGTTGGCTGAACCAAGAATCCAAGAACCAGTCTTTTTGGTTGAAATTCAATGTCCAGAACAAGCCGTTGGTGGTATTTACTCTGTTTTGAACAAGAAGAGAGGTCAAGTTGTTTCTGAAGAACAAAGACCAGGTACCCCATTGTTCACTGTTAAGGCTTACTTGCCAGTTAACGAATCTTTTGGTTTCACTGGTGAATTAAGACAAGCTACTGGTGGTCAAGCTTTCCCACAAATGGTTTTCGACCATTGGTCTACTTTAGGTTCTGATCCATTGGACCCAACCTCCAAGGCTGGTgaaattgttgttgctgccCGTAAGAGACATGGTTTGAAGGAAGAAGTTCCAGGCTGGCAAGAATACTACGATAAATTGTGA
- the MUS81 gene encoding Mus81p (similar to Saccharomyces cerevisiae YDR386W | MUS81 | MMS and UV Sensitive) yields MDKKNFFIEALGKCINDLTPQQDKMLLCYKKAMSNLKNYKEPLPDVESLQKVKGIGPNTQRKIKEVLSSEDFHNSDPKSVATLTGVDSSPSTIIGLDKEVDIHVANRKGTSKNKRKILESIEGGMEKEVDNFAVSLDITKKKKRKVSKKRRYVPSKNSGGYAVLLALLSLFFEAKDGATKSEVIDIATNFCSSSFSSNPSANDFYNAWSCTKTLVKHELVLECNGKRKPQRYRLSETGFELALSMKKIDNIVFENESYFNRKLRAEQNTYKQGSKSSTKRKPTSSGSSTSSFSDISENDHVNDKSANTSDEMTANLSDLLSAILKKNTTTTATTLGQVNNKKAWENPISLNRNNSTDLASYTNGHTYNYKKENRPLLRMNTIATETVTEHIDNINDGSILMDHNNPQNIQPLKGFNDQILRARFEGINYQLWEPGSYDIVLYIDQREIKAQNQRDFFSKALRTRGVYNEIKSLNLSDMLWVARHKKTGVECCLNFMIERKRLDDFASSVKDNRFLDQKHRLLETGCQNIFYLVEETTSRPLQHMAGALKTSIWHTIIYSGFHVKRTSNSDDTVAWLVSLHKTIVTYYQDKKILMLSPKSFSKKNEYRETLNKFRNQFERKNSNIECCHKFEHFQEVLGKSSLLTVKELYLRCLLAVKGVSLDKALAIQSEFPTLKSLLMAYRCCKTELEASRLIMDVLKDMPGNKKIGKSLSNIIYKTFGEQ; encoded by the coding sequence atggataaaaaaaatttttttatagaaGCACTAGGGAAATGCATAAACGATTTAACACCACAACAAGacaaaatgttattatgCTATAAAAAAGCAATGTCCAAtcttaaaaattataaagaGCCATTACCCGATGTCGAGTCATTACAGAAAGTTAAAGGTATTGGGCCAAACACTCAAAGGAAAATTAAGGAAGTTTTAAGTTCCGAAGACTTTCACAATTCAGACCCAAAGAGCGTAGCCACCCTTACCGGTGTGGATTCGAGTCCTAGTACTATTATTGGACTTGATAAAGAGGTCGATATTCATGTTGCTAACAGGAAAGGTactagtaaaaataaacgcAAAATATTGGAGTCTATTGAAGGAGGAATGGAGAAGGAAGTTGATAATTTTGCTGTTTCTTTGgatattacaaaaaaaaagaaaagaaaagtatctaaaaaaagaagatatGTTCCTTCAAAAAACAGTGGTGGATATGCAGTATTATTGGCtctattatcattattttttgaggCTAAAGATGGTGCAACGAAATCAGAGGTGATAGATATAGCTACtaatttttgttcttcCTCATTTAGTAGTAACCCATCGGCAAatgatttttataatgCTTGGTCATGCACAAAAACTTTGGTTAAGCATGAGTTAGTCCTCGAATGTAATGGTAAACGTAAGCCACAAAGGTATAGATTAAGCGAAACTGGATTTGAATTGGCTTTGagtatgaaaaaaatcGATAACATCGTTTTTGAAAACGAGAGTTATTTTAACAGAAAACTGAGGGCAGAACAAAACACATATAAACAAGGATCCAAATCTAGCACCAAACGAAAACCAACATCTAGTGGTTCTAGTACCTCTAGCTTTAGTGATATCTCTGAAAATGACCACGTAAATGATAAATCTGCCAATACTAGTGATGAAATGACAGCCAATCTAAGTGATTTATTGAGTGCCAtactaaagaaaaatactactactactgctactactTTAGGAcaagtaaataataaaaaagcatGGGAAAATCctatttctttaaatagAAACAATTCAACTGATTTGGCTAGTTATACCAATGGACACACTTACaattataaaaaggaaaatagaCCCCTTTTAAGAATGAACACAATAGCTACAGAGACAGTAACTGAGCATATAGATAATATTAACGACGGTAGTATTCTTATGGATCACAATAATCCACAAAATATCCAACCATTAAAAGGCTTCAATGATCAGATACTGAGAGCAAGGTTCGAAGGCATTAATTACCAATTATGGGAGCCTGGCTCGTATGATATTGTCTTGTATATAGATCAAAGAGAAATAAAAGCGCAAAATCAGCgagattttttttcaaaagcaCTAAGGACGAGAGGTGTGtataatgaaattaaaagtttgAATTTGAGTGATATGTTGTGGGTAGCAAGGCATAAAAAAACGGGGGTTGAGTGCTGTTTAAATTTCATGATTGAGCGTAAGAGATTAGATGATTTTGCATCCAGTGTAAAAGATAATAGATTTCTAGATCAAAAGCATAGACTCTTAGAAACTGGGTGTCaaaacatattttatttggtaGAGGAAACCACTAGCAGACCATTACAACACATGGCAGGTGCTTTGAAGACTTCCATTTGGCATACAATTATATATTCAGGGTTTCATGTGAAACGAACAAGCAATTCAGATGATACTGTAGCTTGGCTAGTTAGTTTGCATAAAACAATAGTAACATATTAtcaagacaaaaaaattttgatgTTATCCCCAAAAagtttttccaaaaaaaatgaatatagggaaactttaaataaattcagGAATCAATTCGAACGAAAAAACAGTAATATTGAGTGCTGTCACAAGTTCGAGCATTTCCAAGAGGTTTTAGGTAAGTCTTCTCTATTAACTGTAAAAGAGCTGTATTTAAGGTGTCTATTGGCAGTCAAGGGGGTTTCGTTAGATAAAGCTTTAGCTATTCAATCAGAATTTCCCACATTAAAATCGTTATTAATGGCTTATAGATGTTGTAAAACTGAGTTGGAAGCCAGCAGGTTAATTATGGATGTTTTAAAGGATATGCctggtaataaaaaaattggaaaatctttatcaaatattatatataaaacgTTTGGAGAACAAtaa
- the CIN10 gene encoding Cin10p (similar to Saccharomyces cerevisiae YDR387C | CIN10 | Chromosome INstability): MVQGNIECFEQNPRNSIEDSNVDFEDEAPEVIIPQLLEERAEEDESNFNAQANFDLYSVFSQISQETGSDIDDLPFRITKEATTTLICATFGGLLFGYDTGVISGVLIDIKPDDLHLPYISDLHKELITSVTCLGSIVGSILSNKLSDTYGRKPTFKYCMFIFIASSVIMFLSFNLLQLIIGRFLVGVSIGVATQVGPLYLCEISPNKIRGALMTLNTIAITGGQLLANLLSLLLIKGNTESININNRGHHKWRILLLLSSIPAILVLILLPFSPESPRYLVSKGLLKEAHDSLSLIYPYATREQVDYKLYRIVKDILKLSKYSRSYLLPSIVSQNNENTSNNNTGTISNPRYSDPNPGALINLPFTDGTPSILPTSHIDDEENSTTPLSRNIVFRQNFLRRSSDIRLDLSLLQNLLQKQLNNPNNYDGNICDPRTKKALTVGCILMFFQQIVGFNAFMYYSAIIFQPLTSNPLVPAVIVAFTNYIGTLFALNYIDNIGSRRMLLYTIPVMALGLLLSSYAFEEFRADDKEILRILLVALTIYVFGYAAAMGNVPWNSVSFLPLNKRSFGSSCISVVNWSTNFFVSITYLSFMNYMGKSCTMLFFLFMTILSWIFTYMYYPEIKGLSLEEIGQIFNKENGVDVNYVYRKYHI; encoded by the coding sequence atggttcAAGGAAATATCGAATGTTTTGAACAAAATCCAAGAAACTCTATAGAAGACAGTAACGTTGATTTTGAAGATGAAGCACCAGAAGTTATAATACCTCAATTATTGGAAGAAAGAGCTGAAGAGGACGAGTCCAATTTCAATGCCCAAGcaaattttgatttatattCTGTATTTTCTCAAATATCCCAGGAAACAGGCTCAGATATAGATGACTTACCCTTTAGGATAACAAAAgaagcaacaacaactcTAATATGTGCCACTTTTGGCGGTCTTTTGTTTGGATATGATACGGGTGTCATATCAGGTGTTTTGATAGATATTAAACCAGATGATTTACATTTGCCCTATATTTCAGATTTACATAAAGAATTGATCACCAGTGTGACATGTTTAGGTTCTATTGTAGGGAGTATACTAAGTAATAAATTATCAGACACATACGGCAGGAAACCAACCTTTAAATATtgtatgtttattttcattgcTAGTTCTGTTATAATGTTTTTGTCTTTCAACTTGCTACAACTAATTATAGGCCGTTTTTTAGTGGGTGTTTCCATTGGTGTGGCTACTCAGGTAGGCCCCTTATACCTATGTGAAATTTCAcccaataaaataagagGCGCTCTAATGACTTTAAACACTATTGCTATCACTGGTGGCCAGCTACTAGCCAACCTTTTATCACTACTACTCATCAAAGGAAACACCGAAAGCATAAACATCAATAACCGCGGACATCATAAATGGAGAAtcctattgttattatcgtCTATACCTGCTAtattagttttaattttattaccattttCACCTGAATCACCCAGATATTTGGTATCCAAAGggttattaaaagaagcaCATGACTCTTTAAGTTTAATATATCCATATGCTACTAGAGAACAAGttgattataaattatataggATTGTTAaggatattttaaaattatcaaaatattcTCGTTCCTATTTACTACCGTCAATAGTTTCTCAGAATAACGAAAACActagtaacaataacacCGGCACCATCAGTAACCCCCGCTACAGTGATCCTAATCCCGGTGCTCTTATCAATTTACCATTTACAGATGGAACTCCCTCAATTCTACCAACATCACATATCGACGACGAGGAGAATTCCACCACGCCATTATCAAGAAATATAGTTTTCAGACAAAACTTTTTACGAAGATCTAGTGACATTCGATTGGATTTATCTTTACTTCAAAACTTATtgcaaaaacaattaaataacCCCAATAATTATGATGGTAATATTTGTGATCCAAGAACTAAAAAGGCTTTAACTGTTGGTTGTATCTTGATGTTTTTCCAGCAAATTGTTGGATTTAACGCTTTTATGTATTACAGCGCCATAATTTTTCAACCACTTACTTCAAACCCATTAGTTCCTGCAGTTATTGTAGCTTTCACAAATTACATTGGAACGTTGTTTGCTCTAAATTATATCGATAACATAGGATCTAGAAGAATGCTACTATATACTATACCAGTCATGGCATTgggtttattattatcttccTATGCTTTCGAAGAATTTCGTGCGGACGATAAGGAAATTTtaagaatattattagtagcaTTGACCATTTATGTTTTTGGATATGCAGCTGCAATGGGTAATGTCCCTTGGAATAGCGTATCTTTTTTACCCCtaaataaaagaagttTTGGTTCTTCATGTATATCGGTAGTTAATTGGAGCACCAATTTCTTTGTTTCTATAAcatatttatcttttatgAATTACATGGGGAAATCATGTAcaatgcttttttttttattcatgaCTATATTGAGTTGGATTTTCACTTACATGTATTACCCTGAAATTAAAGGATTATCTTTGGAAGAGATTGGgcaaattttcaataaagaaaatggaGTAGATGTCAATTACGTTTATAGGAAGtatcatatataa
- the RVS167 gene encoding amphiphysin (similar to Saccharomyces cerevisiae YDR388W | RVS167 | Reduced Viability on Starvation) — protein MSFKGFTKAITRAPQQFRQKMHMGHVTSDPVYEDAERRFKEIELETKKLSEESKRYSNAVNGMLNHQIGFSKAIEEIYKPISGKMSDPNSTVPEDNPEGIDACVQYREIVADLQKTLKPDLDLIDEKIVKPAQELLRIVNGIRKMATKRAHKQLDLDRRLNTVKKYEEKKEPSAKDEERLYKAQCEVEAAQQEFDYYNDIMKVQLPELFSLQNEFLKPMFVSFYYMQLNIFYTLYTKFQDLQIPYFDLESDILEAFQAKRGNVEEQADALSITHFKLGYSKAKLEMTRRRFGKDSEMASPNSPLSPGYTGLNEEGGYPAAGTAPTYGGAPVYAGAAGTAPQGYPGTAPQGYPGTAPQGYPGTTPQGYPNEKAYYQPQQPAAGALPGYGGIPPATAAAAVTAANPATPQGYPNEKAYYQPQQPAAGAVPGYTGAPAGVAATAAVAPPAYSSPASPSAPAGETCTALYEYQAQAQGDLSFPAGAVIQIIQKTADANEWWTGTYNGQTGVFPGNYVQLNN, from the coding sequence atgAGTTTTAAAGGGTTTACAAAAGCTATTACAAGAGCCCCTCAGCAATTTCGTCAAAAAATGCATATGGGTCATGTAACAAGTGACCCAGTGTATGAAGACGCTGAACGTAGatttaaagaaatagaactggaaaccaaaaaattaagtgAAGAAAGTAAAAGATATTCTAATGCAGTTAATGGAATGTTAAACCACCAAATTGGTTTTTCTAAAGCTAtagaagaaatatataagcCAATCAGTGGGAAGATGAGTGACCCTAATTCTACGGTTCCTGAAGATAATCCTGAGGGTATTGATGCTTGTGTTCAATATAGAGAAATTGTTGCCgatttacaaaaaacatTGAAGCCAGATTTAGATTTGattgatgaaaaaattgTCAAGCCAGCTCAAGAACTATTGCGTATTGTCAACGGGATTAGAAAAATGGCCACTAAAAGAGCACATAAACAACTAGATTTGGATAGACGTTTAAATACGGTCAAGAAATATGAGGAGAAAAAGGAGCCATCTGCCAAAGATGAGGAAAGACTATACAAAGCACAATGTGAAGTTGAAGCTGCACAACAAGAATTTGATTATTACAATGACATAATGAAGGTCCAATTACCCgaattattttcattgcagaatgaatttttaaagcCAATGTTTGTTTCATTTTACTACATGcaattgaatattttttatactttATACACAAAATTCCAGGATTTACAAATTCCATATTTTGACTTAGAAAGTGACATTTTAGAAGCTTTCCAGGCTAAAAGAGGTAATGTCGAGGAACAAGCAGACGCTCTATCTATAACTCACTTTAAATTGGGCTATTCAAAGGCCAAGTTGGAAATGACGAGAAGAAGATTTGGTAAAGATAGCGAAATGGCTTCTCCGAACTCACCACTTTCTCCCGGGTATACCGGTTTAAACGAAGAGGGTGGGTATCCTGCTGCTGGTACTGCTCCTACTTACGGTGGTGCTCCTGTTTATGCAGGTGCTGCTGGCACTGCGCCACAAGGTTATCCTGGCACTGCACCACAAGGTTATCCTGGTACTGCACCACAAGGTTATCCTGGCACCACACCACAAGGTTATCCCAATGAAAAGGCTTATTATCAACCTCAACAGCCGGCTGCTGGTGCTTTACCAGGATACGGTGGTATTCCTCCTGCTACTGCTGCTGCCGCTGTTACTGCTGCCAATCCTGCTACACCACAAGGGTATCCCAATGAAAAGGCATATTATCAACCTCAACAACCAGCAGCTGGTGCTGTCCCAGGATATACTGGTGCACCAGCCGGTGTAGCTGCTACTGCTGCTGTTGCACCACCTGCCTATAGCTCTCCAGCCTCACCATCTGCTCCAGCGGGTGAAACTTGTACTGCATTGTATGAATATCAGGCGCAAGCTCAAGGTGATTTAAGCTTTCCAGCAGGTGCCGTTATCcaaattatacaaaaaacgGCAGATGCAAATGAATGGTGGACTGGTACTTATAACGGACAAACTGGTGTTTTTCCAGGTAATTATGTTCAATTGAATAATTAA